The sequence CTGTGTGATGCCACCATGGTCGTGTGCAGATCTACAGCGTGCGGCTCATGACGGCCGCGGTGACGGCGTTCGGGGCTCTCCTGGCGGCCCTGTCCGGGTGCGGCAGCGACAGATCCGGTCCTGTCGACGCCGGCGGTGCGCAAGGTCCCCGCCATCCGGTCGTCTCGGCCCTGCCCGCGACCGACCCGACCCGTATCCCGGGCGTCGGTGACCGGCTGCAGCGGCGGATCCCCAGCGACTCCGGTCAGGTCCTGGCGGTGTACGGCAGGGGCGAGGATTCACCCGACTCCACGGTCGTGCTGTACACGAAGGAAGGTCCGGAGTGGCGGCCGGTGGCCCGTTGGGACGCACACAATGGCCGGAACGGCTGGACCACGGACCACCATTCGGGCGACGACCGCAGTCCCGTGGGCGTGTTCGGCCTCTCGTACGCGGGCGGCGTGCTCGACGACCCCGGCAGCAGGCTCCCGTACGATCAGGACGCGTACGCCTACGCGCCGACGATCCAGGGCGAGGCGTACGAGCACGTCTTCGACTACGTCATCGCCATCGACTACAACCGCCGGCCGGGCACGGTGCCGCACGACCCCGTCCGCCCCCTGGGTGACGACAAGGGCGGCGGCATCTGGCTGCACCTCGACCACGGCGACGGCACGTCCGCCTGTGTCAGCGTCCCCGAGGACGCGATGAGGTTCCTGCTGCGCACGCTGGACCCGGACATGCACCCGGTCATGGTGATGGGGGACGAGAAGGAGTTGAGCGCCTGACGCGACGAGGCGTCATTGCGGGGCGGGGCCGACTGCCCGTAGAACACGGGCCATGAGAAGACGGATAGTCATGTCCATGCTCGCCGGGGCGACCCTCATGGCGAGCGCGCTCTTCGGCACCGGGGCCGCCACCGCCCAAGCGGCCGATGTCCCGGCCGAGTTCGGCACGGACTGGCACGACCCGGTCACCGCGGCACCGCCGGTCGACCGGCCGCAGACCACATCGTGCCAAGTCGACCTGGCCGACGCGCAGTTCCGCGACTTCACGCCCTATCGCGGGACGTACACCCCGCCCCAGGGCTGCGGCGACCACTGGAGCAAAGTCGTCCTGCGGCTCGACGGCAAGGTGAAGGGCCGCCAGTACGACCGGCTCGGCTATGTGCACGTCGGCGGGGTCGAGATCCTGCGCACCTCCACCCCGGAGCCCTCGCCCGACGGCATCGAGTGGCACGTCGAGAAGGACGTCACGCGCTACAGCGACACCTTCCGCAGCGCTCAGGACGTCGAGATGCTGATCGGCAACGTCGTGGACGACACGTACACCGGCGTCCTCGACGTGCACGTCACGCTGACCTTCTACGCGGGCCGCCCCGCCGAGCGGACCCCCGACCGCGTCCTGACCCTCGCCGACACACCCGGCGGTACGACCCTGACCGCTCCGCGCAACAGCGAGCGCATCGTCGCCGAGGTCTACGCGACCGGTTCGGGCGGCGGCTGCGAGGAGTTCTGGTACCTCACCGTGGCCGACCCGGCGTCGTACTCCTGCAAGGCCGATCACGGCCCCTACCGTGAGGTGCAGATCAAGGTCGACGGCCAACTCGCAGGAATCGCTTCGCCGTTCCCGAACGTCTGGACCGGCGGCTGGTCCGACCCCTTCCTCTGGTACGTCATCCCCGCGCCGGGTGCCTTCGACGTACGGCCCGTCCAGTACGACCTCACGCCGTTCGCGGGCCTCCTCGACGACGGCCGTCCGCACCGCGTCGAGGTCTCCGTCGTCGGCGTGCCCGCGGGGCAGCAGGGCTGGAGCACACCGGTGAACGTGCTGGTCTGGCAGGACGCGCACCGCGCCCGCCTCACCGGCGCGCTCACCGCGGACCGGGCGACGGACATCGCCAACTCGTCCGTCTACACACCTGGTCCGGAGAACCGGGTGAACACCGAGGCCGGACACCGCCTCACCGTCTCCGGGTACCTGGACACCTCGCACGGCCGCGTGACGACGACCGTCACCCGCGCGCTGGCCAACACCTCCGTGCACCGCTGGACCGACGGTGAGAACACGGACGCACTGGACGCGACCTGGACCGACGACGAGACGGTCACCACTGGCGGACACGGCCCTGCACGCACGACGCACACGCACCGGACGTACAGCCTGAACGGCACGACGACCATCGGCGCGGACAACAGGCTGCGCACGGTGCTGACGCTCGGCGACCGCGCGTCGGTGACGGAGCGACGGGACGGCCGGCGCACCGCGTGGTCGTGGCTGGATGACACCTACGGCGGTGACGCGGCGTACACGATCAACGTCCCGCGCGACCAGCGGCACGCGGTGGGCACGTCGAGCGAGCGCTATCGGCTCCACGGCTCCGGTGGCTGCTACGACCGTTCGTTGGCCACGTCTCAGGGGGTGCTGACGGAGGACCGCGAGCGCTGCTGAGCGCGGCGGTGCGGGAAGAGTTCGGAGAGCCGGCAGGTCGAATCCGTGGTGCCGGTCCGGCCGTCCGCGAAGGAGCCGGCTGCGGAGGCCGGCTGACGCCCTTGTCCGAAGCGCAGGCCCCCTCCGCCCACCGGTGGAGCGGGGCCACGGTGCTGTCGTGGAGTGTGCCGGTCAGCAGCTCTTGGCCGTTTCCCCGCCGAAGTCCTTGGACGTCTCCCCGTCGATCAGCGTGTCCAGCAGCACGCCCAGCACCTCGCGCTCCTTCCCGGTCAGCGGAGCGAGTATCTCCTCGGCCGCGGACCGGCGGGCGCCGCGCAGCTCGCGCAGGGTCGCCCGCCCCTCGTCGGTCAGCTCGATCCGGGTCACGCGCCGGTTCGCCGGATCCGCCGCCCGCCGGACCTTCCCGCTCGCCTCCAGCCCGTCGACCAGCGTCGTCACCGCGCGCGGCACCACCTCCAGACTCTCGGCGAGGTCGGCCATGCGCGGGGGCGAGGGGTAGTGCGCGAGGGTGCGCAGCAGCCGGGACTGGGCCGGGGTGACGCCCAGATCGCGCTGTTCCAGATGGCGCTTCTGGATGCGGTGCACCCGGCGGGTGAGTCGCAGCAGCTGCTCGGCGAGCAGGCCGGCGGAATCGGGGGTGCTCATGCGGGAACAATATCAGGATGCCGTTCATTGTGAGTATAGGTAACAATGAGCTATGATCCATCAGTCATCGTCGGCCGACCCTTGACCGGCGCAGTTCACCTCCGTAGGAGCCCATGCACCCCGACCGTGAACCATCCTGGACCCCGCCTGCCGAAGCCAAGGAACAGCCCCGGCAGGTGCGCCGCATCCTGAAGCTCTTCCGCCCCTACCGTGGGCGGCTCGCGATCGTCGGCCTGCTGGTCGGCGCCTCCTCGCTGGTCTCGGTGGCCACGCCGTTCCTGCTGAAGGAGATCCTCGACGTCGCGATCCCCCGGGGCCGCACCGGCCTGCTGAGCCTGCTCGCGCTCGGCATGATCCTCAGCGCGGTCCTCTCCAGCGTCTTCGGCGTGCTGCAGACGCTGATCTCGACCACCGTCGGCCAGCGCGTCATGCACGATCTGCGCACCGCCGTCTACGGCCGGCTGCAGCGCATGTCGCTCGCCTTCTTCACCCGCACCCGCACCGGCGAGGTGCAGTCCCGCATAGCCAATGACATCGGCGGCATGCAGGCCACCGTCACTTCCACGGCCACCTCTCTGGTCTCCAATGTCACCAGCGTGGTCGCCACGGTCGTCGCGATGGTCGCCCTCGACTGGCGGCTCACGGTCGTCTCGCTGCTTCTGCTGCCGGTGTTCGTGTGGATCAGCCGCCGTGTGGGCAACGAACGCAAGAAGATCACCACCCAGCGACAGAAGCAGATGGCCGCCATGGCCGCCACGGTCACCGAGTCGCTCTCGGTCAGCGGCATCCTGCTCGGCCGCACCATGGGCCGTTCGGACTCGCTGACCGCGTCCTTCGCCGAGGAGTCCGAGCGCCTGGTCGACCTCGAGGTGCGGTCGAACATGGCCGGGCGCTGGCGCATGGCCGTGATCACGATCGTCATGGCCGCGATGCCGGCCGTCATCTACTGGACGGCAGGCCTGGCCCTGCAGTTCGGCGGCCCGAAGGTCTCGCTCGGCACCATCGTGGCCTTCGTCTCGCTCCAGCAGGGACTGTTCCGCCCGGCCGTGGGGCTGCTCGCGACCGGCGTCCAGATCCAGACCTCCCTCGCGCTCTTCCAGCGCATCTTCGAGTACCTCGACCTGCCGATCGACATCACCGAGCGAGAGCGGCCCGTCCACCTCGACCAGATCAAGGGTGAAGTCCGCCTGGAGGACGTCGAGTTCCGCTACGACAAGGACGACAAGGGCCGCCCGGTCCTCGACGGCATCGACGTCACGGTCCCGGCCGGCGCCAGCCTCGCCGTCGTCGGCCCCACCGGCGCCGGCAAGTCCACGCTCGGCTATCTGGTGCCCCGGCTCTACGACGTCACCGGCGGTCGCGTCACCCTGGACGGCTTCGACGTCCGTGACCTCGACTTCGACACCCTCGCGCGCGCGGTCGGCGTGGTCTCGCAGGAGACGTACCTCTTCCACGCCTCCGTCGCGGAGAACCTGCGCTTCGCCAAGCCGGACGCCACCGACGAAGAGCTGCACGCGGCGGCCAGGGCCGCGCAGATCCACGACCACATAGCCGCGCTCCCCGATGGCTATGACACGGTCGTCGGCGAACGCGGTCACCGCTTCTCCGGCGGCGAGAAGCAACGTCTCGCCATAGCCCGCACCATCCTGCGCGATCCGCCGGTCCTCATCCTCGACGAGGCGACCAGCGCGCTCGACACCCGCACGGAAGCCGCGGTCCAGGAGGCCATCGACGCCCTGTCGGCCGACCGGACGACGATCACCATCGCCCACCGCCTGTCCACGATCCGCGGCTCCGACCAGATCGTGGTGCTGGACTCCGGCCATGTCGCCGAGCGCGGTACGCACGAGGAACTGCTGGAGCTGGACGGGCGGTACGCCGCGCTGGTGCGCCGGGACGCACAGCTGGAACCGGCCGGTTGAACCCGCTGTATCCGCGGGCATTCGGCCGGCCGACGCTGTGACCGACAAGCCGAACATGTGCCGGATTTGGCGGGATATGCGTATTAACGTTCCTGTATGCAGACGAAGATTCCGCCGCGGAGCACGATCCGACTGACACGCCGGGGCCGGATCGTCCTCGCCGTGGCCGGCGCCGTCGTGGCCGCTGCCGTCGTGGCGGTGCCGCTGCTCATGCCGGACGGCGGCCCAGGGGAGGCCGGACCCGCTGCGCTGGTCATCCCGGAGGGCTGGCGCGCGAGCCAGGTGTACGACGCCATCGACAAGGCCCTCAGGCTGCCTTCGGGCAGCGCCCGCAAGTCCCTCGGAAAGGCGGGCCTGAGCCTGCCGGGCGACGCCGGGGGCAACCCGGAGGGGTATCTCTTCCCGGCGGCGTACCCGTTGCGGCAGGGAGCGACGCCCGAATCCCTGCTGCGCTCCATGGTCGACACCGCGAACAGCAGGTTCAGCGCGCCGCCGATCGCCGCCGGGGCGCAGCGCAACGCGCTGAGCATCTACCAGACCGTCACCATCGCCAGCATCGTCCAGGCCGAGGCCGCGACGAATGCGGACATGGGCAAGGTCGCCCGGGTGATCTTCAACCGGCTGGAGCGCGGGAGGCCGTTGCAGATGGACTCCACGCTCAACTACGCACTCCACCGCAACACCGTCCGTACCAGCGAGGACGACACCCGCATCGAGAGCCCGTACAACTCCTACGAGCGCATGGGCCTGCCGCCGACGCCGATCGACAACCCCGGCGAGCAGGCGATGCGCGCCGTACTCAACCCGACGCCGGGCCGCTGGCTGTACTTCGTCACGGTCAAGCCGGGGGACACCCGCTTCTCCGTCGACTACGCGACGCACTTGCGCAATGTGGCGGAGTTCAACGCCCTCCAGCAGGGCGCGGGGCAGGCGCACGGCCGCAGCCCTGACGGGTCGTCGGGCTCGGCCCGGCCGTCGGTCCGCTGAGCCGGCGCAGCGTCACGCGGCGGCCGGCTCCTCCTCGGCCAGCAGCCGCCTGATGTCCCGGACGGCCGCGCGTCCGGCCCGGTTTGCGCCGATCGTGCTGGCGGAGGGGCCGTAGCCGACGAGATGGACACGGGGATCGGCCAAGGCCCGCGTGCCCTCGACACGGATCCCGCCACCCGGCTCGCGCAGCCGCAGCGGGGTGAGGTGGTCCAGCACGGCGCGGAACCCGGTGGCCCAAAGGATCACATCGGCCTCGACACGGCGCCCGTCGTTCCACTCCACGCCGTCCGGCGTGATCCGGTCGAACATCGGCTGCCGGTCCAGGACCCCGTCCGCGAGACCCTGCCGGATGACGTCGTTGAGGGGTAGCCCGGTGACCGAGACCACACTGCGCGGGGGCAGCCCCTGCCGCACGCGCTCCTCGACCAGCGCGACCGCCGAACGGCCCGCCTCCTGGTCGAACGGCCCCTCGCGGAACACCGGAGGCCGACGGGTGACCCAGGTAGTCGCGGCCGCGTAGGGGGCCAGTTCCAGCAGGTGCTGGGTGCCCGAGGCGCCGCCGCCCACGACCACGACCCGCTGCCCGGCGAACTCCTCGGGGCCGGCGTACTGCGCGGTGTGCAACTGCCGCCCGCGGAAGGTCTCCTGGCCGGGATAGCGGGGCCAGAACGGCCGGTCCCAGGTGCCGGTCGCGTTGATCAGCGTCCGCGTGGACCAGGTGCCCGCCGAGGTCTGCACGGACAGCCTGCCGCCCTCGCCCTCCCGGACGGCCCGTACGTCGACGGGCCGCCGCACCCGCAGGTCGAAGGCGCGCTCGTACCGGTCGAAGTACGCGCCGATGACCTCCGCCGAAGGCCGCGCCGGATCGGCGTCCGTCAACTCCATGCCGGGCAGCGCGTGCATCCCGTGCACCTTGCCGTACGTCAGCGAGGGCCACCGGAACTGCCAGGCACCGCCGGGCGCGGGGGAGTGGTCGAGCACCACGAAGTCACGGTCCGGTTCGAAACCGGTGCGTCGCAGGTGGTATGCGCTGGAAAGACCTGCCTGACCAGCGCCGATGACGACAACCTCGACCTCGCGCGATTCGTTCACGCTTCTACTAACCGGGGCGCGGGCACGGATCTTCCCGGAGCCGGCTGTCCGGCTCGACGTGGAGCAGCCGGAGAGGCGTGGTGGTGGCGCTTGGTGCCGTGGGCGCGCCGGAAGACGTCGTGGCGCACGGCTTGCGCGTATCAGTGCACTCAGCCGGTGGGGCGCTGTGCTGCCGGGTTCGCGTCTTCGGTGGCGGCCAGGGAGGCGAGCAGGCGTAGTCCCTCTTCCGAGGGGGAGCCGGGTTCGGCGGTGTAGATGGTCATGTTGAGCCCGGGTTCGGCGGCCAGGTCGAGGGACTCGTAGGCAAGGGTGAGGTCGCCGACCTCGGGGTGACGGAAGCGTTTGGTGCCGGTGCCGTGGCGGCGGACGTCGTGGGCGCCCCAGCGGGTGCGGAAGTCCTTGCTGCGGGTGGACAGCTCTCCGACGAGGTCGTGCAGGCCCTTGTCGTGGGGGTCCCGGCCGGCCTCGCGGCGCAGGATGGCCACCGCCATGCCGGCGAACAGGTCCCAGTCGGGGTAGAACCGGCGGGAGGCCGGGTCGAGGAACTGGAAGCGCCCCAGGTTCTGCCGGTTGTCGGGGTTCGCGAAGAGGTCGGTGTAGAAGGCGCGGGCGAGCCGGTTGGCGGCCAGGATGTCCATGCGGCCGTTGCCCACGACGGCGGGCCCCGCTGTGATCGCGTCGAGGGTCCATTGCAGGCTGCGGTGCGGGGTCCACTGCCGGGTGGTGGTGCGGCGCCGGGGGCGGGTGAGGGCGTCGGAGCCGTCGGCGGCCTGGGCCAGGTACAGGAGGTGGGCGCGTTCGACGTCGTCCAGCTGCAGCGCCCGGGCGACGGCTTCGAGCACGGCCGGGGAGACGCCGGCCAGGTTGCCCCGTTCGAGTTTCGCGTAGTACTCGACGCTCATGTCGGCCAGCGCGGCGACCTCGCTCCTGCGCAGGCCGGGCACGCGCCGCCGGGAACCGGCAGGCAGACCGGCCTGCTCCGGGGTGATCTTCGCTCGCCGCGAGGTGAGGAACTCGCGGACCTCCTCACGGTTGTCCATGTCTTCGACCGTACGGCCTGCCCGCCCCGGGAGGGATGTACTGCCAGTACACCTTTCGCTGGTAACTCGCTAACCGTCGGAATGAGCGGTTACCTGGAGCAGAGGTACTCCACGAGCGGGGCCTGCGCCTCGACGGGTACCCGGCCGGGCAGCGTGCGAAGGACAACGGCGCCCTCGACACGTCCCCGCCTCAAACCAGCACACGGCGACAGCGGCCGGCGGGCCGACCCGCGGGCCACGCCCCTCCAGCGAACGTAAGGACTTCCCCCATGCGCGGAGCAGTGATCCATGCCCCCGGCGATGTGCGCTTCGAGACCCTGCACGACCCGAAGATCCTGAAGCCGACCGATGCCATCATCCGCACGGCCGTCACCTGCGTGTGCGGCTCCGACCTGTGGCCCTGGCGCGGCCTGGACGCGACCGACGAGGCCCACCCCATGGGTCACGAGTACGTCGGCTTCGTCGAGGAGGTCGGAGCCGAGGTCACCGCCGTCAGGCCCGGCCAGTTCGTCGTCGGCTCGTTCGCGACCTCGGACAACACCTGCGCCAACTGTCGCAACGGCTGGCAGTCCAACTGCCTGAACCGCGAGTTCATGAGCACCTGCCAGGCCGACTACGTACGTATCCCCAACGCCCAGGGCACCCTGGTCGCCACCGACGAGGTGCCGGGCGAGGAGTTCTGGCCCGGCCTGCTGGCCGTCTCCGACGTGATGGGCACCGGCTGGTGGGCCGCCGAGGCCGCCGAGGTCAGGCCCGGCTCCACCGCGGTGGTCGTCGGTGACGGAGCGGTCGGCCTGTGCGCGGTGATCGCCGCGAAGGAGATGGGCGCGGAGCGGATCATCGCGATGAGCCGTCATGAGTCCCGCCAGAAGCTCGCCCGGGAGTTCGGCGCCACCGACATCGTCACCGAGCGCGGCGACGAGGGCGTCGCCCGGATCAAGGAGATGACCGGCGGCATCGGTGCCGATTCGGTCCTGGAGTGCGTCGGCACCGCTCAGGCCATGCAGCAGGCCCTGCACTCCGCGCGTCCCGGCGGCAACGTCGGCTTCGTCGGCGTCCCCCATGAGGTCGCCGTCGACGGCCAGGAACTGTTCTTCTCCCACGTCGGGCTGCGCGGCGGCCCCGCGCCCGTGCGCCGCTACCTGCCCGACCTGATCGACCGCGTCCTGTCGGGACGGATCAACCCGGGCAAGGTCTTCGACCTCACCCTGCCCCTGGAGCAGGTCGCCGAGGGCTACAAGGCGATGGACGAGCGCCGCGCCATCAAGGCCCTCCTCAAGCCCTGACCAACCCCTGACCCAAGCTCTGACCCCCGTCACCGACGAGGAGTACGCCGCCGCCCCGGCCACCGACCGACCCCCGGCCGCACCCCGGCCACCGCCCCCTGGCCGAGGAACATCTCCCGCATGCGCCTCGACGCCTACGCCGCACCCGCCGCCGCCGTACCCGTCGGCACGTTCGCCCGGGCCACGTCAGCCCCTGGCCGGGGTCGTCGACGGCGGCAGGCTGCCGTTGAACCTGGTGTCCACGAAGTCGCCGAAGTCCACCTTCTGCGGGATCAGCTTCAACTCGGTGAAGGCGTCGGCGATCTGTTGCTCGGAGGCGACGAGGGGTTTGTCGACGGCCACCGCGACGCGTGTGGAGTTGGTCCGCCGCACGGAGTCCAGCGCCACGTCGTACGGCAGACCGGTGTCCTTGGACCACACCTTGGCCCACTCGTCCTGATGGCCGTAGACCCAGGCCGTCGCCCGCCGCAGCCGGGTCAGGTAGTCCTTGATGACGGCGGCCTTCTTCGGGTCCTTCAGCGCGGAGGGCGCGGCCACCTGGAAGGTGAGCCCGTTGGTGACGCCCTCGCCGGTGGTCAGCACGCGGCCCCGCTTTGCCCGGAGGATCTGGGAGGTGTACGGGTCCCAGACCGCCCATGCGTCGACCTTGCCGGAGGTGAACGCGGCGAGCGCGTCGGCGGGCTGGAGGTACTTGACCTTGACGTCGGCGAGGCTGAGCCCGGCCGCCTTGAGCGAGGCGACGAGCTGGTAGTGCGCGGAGGAGCCCTGTGCGACGGCGACGGACTTGCCCTTGAGCTGCTGGGGTCCGGTCAGCCTGGAGCCGTTGGGCACGAGGATCGTGTCGCCCTTGGAGGTGCCGTGCCAGGCGGCCACGACGGAGATCTTCGAGCCGGCGCCGGCCGCGAAGACGGGCGGGGTGTTGCCGACACCGCCGATGTCGACGGCCCCCGCGTTCACGGCCTCCAGCAGCGGCGGACCGGAGGTGAAGGTGGACCACTTGATCTTGTAGTCCAGGTTCTTCAGCTCTCCCGCGGCACGCAGGATGGCCTCCGAACCGCCCTTCTGGTCACCGACGTTCAGTGTGACGGAGCCCTGGCCGTCGGTGACGGTGCCGGTGCTCGCGGACGAGTTCCCGCCGCAGGCGGTGAGCAGGAGCGCGAAGGGGAGGAGGGCTGCGGCGGGGGCGAGGCGTCGTCGCATGACGGTTCCGTTCATGTGCGAGGGATCGGGCGCAGGGGGATCGAGTAAGGCGGTATGGACTGCAGGGGGTGTCGAGCGCGGAGGATCCGGGCGCAGGGTTTCGAGGGGTCAGGCGGCTTCGGCTTCGGTGTCGGTGTGGACGCCGAGGCGTTCCAGCAAGCCGGCGCGGAGTGCGGCGAAGCGGGGGTCGGTGATCTCGCGCGGACGGCCGAGGTCGATGCGCTGCTCGTGGGCGATGCGGCCGCCGTCCATCACCAGGACGCGGTCGGCGAGCAGTACGGCCTCCTCGACGTCGTGCGTGACCAGCAGCACCGCGCAGCCCCGCTGCCGCCACAACTCCCCGACCAGCCGCTGGGCCCTGAGCCGGGTGAGCGCGTCGAGGGCGCCGAACGGCTCGTCGAGCAGCAGCAGATCGGGTTCGCGCACCAGGGCACGGGCGAGGGAGGCGCGCTGGGCCTCACCGCCGGACAGCGTCCTCGGCCAGGCGTTGGCCCGATGGCCGAGTCCGACCTCGTCCAACGCCCGCTCGGCGGCGGCGCGTTCGGGCTTTCCGGGCAGGCCGAGCAGGACGTTGCGCCAGACCCTCTTCCAGGGCATGAGCCGAGGTGCCTGGAAGGCGACGGCCCTGCGGCGCGGGACCAGTGCGGTGCCCCGGATGTCGCGGTCGAGGCCGGCGAGGATGCGCAGCAGCGTCGACTTGCCGCAGCCGCTGCGGCCGAGCAGGGCGACGAACTCGCCCGGCGCGATGTCGAGGTGCAGATCGTCGATGACGGTACGGCCGTCGAAGGAGCGGGTCAGCCCCTCGACGTGCACGGCCGTGGACACACCGGAAACACCGGACACCGCGGACTCCGTGGGGCTCACCGGCCGGTGAACGTCGGTCGCCATTGCAGCAGCAGCCTTTCGAGGGAACGGACGACGAAGTCGGCGAGCAGGCCGAGGAAGGCGTAGACGATCAGGCAGACCACGATCACGTCGGTCTGCAGGAAGTCCCGCGCCTGGACCATCAGGAAGCCGATCCCGGCGTCGGCGTTGACCTGCTCGGCGAAGACGAGCGCGAGCCAGGCGACACCGAGCGAGTACCGCAGCCCGGTCAGCGCGCCGGGCAGCGCACCCGGCAGGACGACATGCCGCACCAGCCCCCACCGGGACAGCCCCAACGACTCGCCCGCCTCGATGAGTTGGGCGTCCACGCCGCGGATCCCGGCGTAGACGTTGAGGTAGAGCGGGAAGGTGACGCCGAGCGTGATGATGGCGATCTTCGGGGCCTCGCCGATGCCGAACCAGATGATGAGCAGCGGAATGAGGCCCACGAACGGCACCGTCCGCAGCATCTGCACCGGCGCGTCCACCAGGTCCTCGCCGATCCTGAACAGCCCGGAGACCAGGGCGAGTCCGGTGCCCGTCAGGGTCCCGAAGAGCAGCCCGAGCGCCACGCGCTGCAAAGAGGTACCCATGGCCGACGGCAGTGAGCCGTCGCTGGTCAGATCCCAGCCGACCTGTGCGATCCGGCCCGGCGAGGCCAGTACGTCGGCCGTCAACACCCCGGTCGCGCTGAGGAGT comes from Streptomyces sp. FXJ1.172 and encodes:
- a CDS encoding peptide-N4-asparagine amidase, whose protein sequence is MRRRIVMSMLAGATLMASALFGTGAATAQAADVPAEFGTDWHDPVTAAPPVDRPQTTSCQVDLADAQFRDFTPYRGTYTPPQGCGDHWSKVVLRLDGKVKGRQYDRLGYVHVGGVEILRTSTPEPSPDGIEWHVEKDVTRYSDTFRSAQDVEMLIGNVVDDTYTGVLDVHVTLTFYAGRPAERTPDRVLTLADTPGGTTLTAPRNSERIVAEVYATGSGGGCEEFWYLTVADPASYSCKADHGPYREVQIKVDGQLAGIASPFPNVWTGGWSDPFLWYVIPAPGAFDVRPVQYDLTPFAGLLDDGRPHRVEVSVVGVPAGQQGWSTPVNVLVWQDAHRARLTGALTADRATDIANSSVYTPGPENRVNTEAGHRLTVSGYLDTSHGRVTTTVTRALANTSVHRWTDGENTDALDATWTDDETVTTGGHGPARTTHTHRTYSLNGTTTIGADNRLRTVLTLGDRASVTERRDGRRTAWSWLDDTYGGDAAYTINVPRDQRHAVGTSSERYRLHGSGGCYDRSLATSQGVLTEDRERC
- a CDS encoding MarR family winged helix-turn-helix transcriptional regulator, whose translation is MSTPDSAGLLAEQLLRLTRRVHRIQKRHLEQRDLGVTPAQSRLLRTLAHYPSPPRMADLAESLEVVPRAVTTLVDGLEASGKVRRAADPANRRVTRIELTDEGRATLRELRGARRSAAEEILAPLTGKEREVLGVLLDTLIDGETSKDFGGETAKSC
- a CDS encoding ABC transporter ATP-binding protein, whose product is MHPDREPSWTPPAEAKEQPRQVRRILKLFRPYRGRLAIVGLLVGASSLVSVATPFLLKEILDVAIPRGRTGLLSLLALGMILSAVLSSVFGVLQTLISTTVGQRVMHDLRTAVYGRLQRMSLAFFTRTRTGEVQSRIANDIGGMQATVTSTATSLVSNVTSVVATVVAMVALDWRLTVVSLLLLPVFVWISRRVGNERKKITTQRQKQMAAMAATVTESLSVSGILLGRTMGRSDSLTASFAEESERLVDLEVRSNMAGRWRMAVITIVMAAMPAVIYWTAGLALQFGGPKVSLGTIVAFVSLQQGLFRPAVGLLATGVQIQTSLALFQRIFEYLDLPIDITERERPVHLDQIKGEVRLEDVEFRYDKDDKGRPVLDGIDVTVPAGASLAVVGPTGAGKSTLGYLVPRLYDVTGGRVTLDGFDVRDLDFDTLARAVGVVSQETYLFHASVAENLRFAKPDATDEELHAAARAAQIHDHIAALPDGYDTVVGERGHRFSGGEKQRLAIARTILRDPPVLILDEATSALDTRTEAAVQEAIDALSADRTTITIAHRLSTIRGSDQIVVLDSGHVAERGTHEELLELDGRYAALVRRDAQLEPAG
- the mltG gene encoding endolytic transglycosylase MltG yields the protein MQTKIPPRSTIRLTRRGRIVLAVAGAVVAAAVVAVPLLMPDGGPGEAGPAALVIPEGWRASQVYDAIDKALRLPSGSARKSLGKAGLSLPGDAGGNPEGYLFPAAYPLRQGATPESLLRSMVDTANSRFSAPPIAAGAQRNALSIYQTVTIASIVQAEAATNADMGKVARVIFNRLERGRPLQMDSTLNYALHRNTVRTSEDDTRIESPYNSYERMGLPPTPIDNPGEQAMRAVLNPTPGRWLYFVTVKPGDTRFSVDYATHLRNVAEFNALQQGAGQAHGRSPDGSSGSARPSVR
- a CDS encoding NAD(P)-binding domain-containing protein — encoded protein: MNESREVEVVVIGAGQAGLSSAYHLRRTGFEPDRDFVVLDHSPAPGGAWQFRWPSLTYGKVHGMHALPGMELTDADPARPSAEVIGAYFDRYERAFDLRVRRPVDVRAVREGEGGRLSVQTSAGTWSTRTLINATGTWDRPFWPRYPGQETFRGRQLHTAQYAGPEEFAGQRVVVVGGGASGTQHLLELAPYAAATTWVTRRPPVFREGPFDQEAGRSAVALVEERVRQGLPPRSVVSVTGLPLNDVIRQGLADGVLDRQPMFDRITPDGVEWNDGRRVEADVILWATGFRAVLDHLTPLRLREPGGGIRVEGTRALADPRVHLVGYGPSASTIGANRAGRAAVRDIRRLLAEEEPAAA
- a CDS encoding helix-turn-helix transcriptional regulator, with translation MDNREEVREFLTSRRAKITPEQAGLPAGSRRRVPGLRRSEVAALADMSVEYYAKLERGNLAGVSPAVLEAVARALQLDDVERAHLLYLAQAADGSDALTRPRRRTTTRQWTPHRSLQWTLDAITAGPAVVGNGRMDILAANRLARAFYTDLFANPDNRQNLGRFQFLDPASRRFYPDWDLFAGMAVAILRREAGRDPHDKGLHDLVGELSTRSKDFRTRWGAHDVRRHGTGTKRFRHPEVGDLTLAYESLDLAAEPGLNMTIYTAEPGSPSEEGLRLLASLAATEDANPAAQRPTG
- a CDS encoding zinc-dependent alcohol dehydrogenase family protein, whose translation is MRGAVIHAPGDVRFETLHDPKILKPTDAIIRTAVTCVCGSDLWPWRGLDATDEAHPMGHEYVGFVEEVGAEVTAVRPGQFVVGSFATSDNTCANCRNGWQSNCLNREFMSTCQADYVRIPNAQGTLVATDEVPGEEFWPGLLAVSDVMGTGWWAAEAAEVRPGSTAVVVGDGAVGLCAVIAAKEMGAERIIAMSRHESRQKLAREFGATDIVTERGDEGVARIKEMTGGIGADSVLECVGTAQAMQQALHSARPGGNVGFVGVPHEVAVDGQELFFSHVGLRGGPAPVRRYLPDLIDRVLSGRINPGKVFDLTLPLEQVAEGYKAMDERRAIKALLKP
- a CDS encoding ABC transporter substrate-binding protein, producing the protein MRRRLAPAAALLPFALLLTACGGNSSASTGTVTDGQGSVTLNVGDQKGGSEAILRAAGELKNLDYKIKWSTFTSGPPLLEAVNAGAVDIGGVGNTPPVFAAGAGSKISVVAAWHGTSKGDTILVPNGSRLTGPQQLKGKSVAVAQGSSAHYQLVASLKAAGLSLADVKVKYLQPADALAAFTSGKVDAWAVWDPYTSQILRAKRGRVLTTGEGVTNGLTFQVAAPSALKDPKKAAVIKDYLTRLRRATAWVYGHQDEWAKVWSKDTGLPYDVALDSVRRTNSTRVAVAVDKPLVASEQQIADAFTELKLIPQKVDFGDFVDTRFNGSLPPSTTPARG
- a CDS encoding ABC transporter ATP-binding protein, translated to MATDVHRPVSPTESAVSGVSGVSTAVHVEGLTRSFDGRTVIDDLHLDIAPGEFVALLGRSGCGKSTLLRILAGLDRDIRGTALVPRRRAVAFQAPRLMPWKRVWRNVLLGLPGKPERAAAERALDEVGLGHRANAWPRTLSGGEAQRASLARALVREPDLLLLDEPFGALDALTRLRAQRLVGELWRQRGCAVLLVTHDVEEAVLLADRVLVMDGGRIAHEQRIDLGRPREITDPRFAALRAGLLERLGVHTDTEAEAA